A section of the Engystomops pustulosus chromosome 3, aEngPut4.maternal, whole genome shotgun sequence genome encodes:
- the LOC140120651 gene encoding G-protein coupled receptor 35-like, translated as MGYNESYCTFMNKSLPFQTFTLITYIPLFIFGIICNVLALWIFCCKLQKWTETTLFMLNLIVTDILVVLTFPFRIYSFLHKWDLGSELCKVLMSFYFLNIYMSIFTITAIALDRYLAVKHPMKYKYWISLKKASISCGILWIIFITLGILRNLESRDYTLTTCFQKETTYPFNFSLVFVVVGFVLPLLVISFCSGEVIMTLRVKNTLDIYKQSSVRKAVKIVIANLVCFIICFLPIHVGYTIRFVAENLEVSCDMLEKVNKFIHVANFMANSNCVLDSVGYYFAASEFWDVLLQQMPKCKSSCVS; from the coding sequence ATGGGGTATAATGAAAGCTATTGCACCTTTATGAATAAAAGTTTGCCATTTCAGACTTTTACCCTCATTACTTATATTCCACTTTTTATCTTCGGCATCATATGCAATGTTCTTGCGCTTTGGATTTTTTGTTGCAAACTGCAAAAATGGACAGAAACAACTCTTTTCATGCTCAACCTGATAGTTACCGATATTCTGGTTGTTTTGACTTTTCCATTCAGAATTTATTCTTTCTTACATAAATGGGATCTTGGAAGTGAATTATGTAAAGTCCTTATGTCCTTTTACTTTCTGAATATTTACATGAGTATCTTCACCATCACGGCTATAGCCTTAGACCGATACTTGGCAGTCAAACACCCAATGAAATACAAATATTGGATATCATTGAAGAAAGCTTCCATTTCATGTGGGATCTTATGGATCATTTTCATCACACTTGGAATACTGAGAAATTTGGAAAGCAGAGACTACACACTTACCACATGTTTCCAGAAAGAAACCACTTATCCTTTTAATTTTTCCCTAGTCTTCGTCGTTGTTGGTTTTGTCCTCCCATTGCTGGTTATAAGCTTTTGCTCTGGGGAGGTCATCATGACTCTCAGGGTCAAAAATACGTTGGATATCTATAAGCAGAGTTCTGTAAGGAAAGCTGTGAAAATAGTTATTGCTAACCTAGTGTGTTTTATCATTTGCTTCTTGCCCATCCATGTAGGATACACAATCCGTTTTGTAGCCGAAAATCTCGAGGTCTCTTGCGACATGCTTGAAAAAGTCAATAAGTTTATTCACGTGGCAAATTTCATGGCAAACTCAAATTGTGTTCTGGATTCTGTGGGCTACTACTTTGCAGCAAGTGAATTTTGGGATGTTCTTTTGCAACAAATGCCAAAATGCAAGTCTTCATGTGTGTCATAA